A genomic stretch from Hymenobacter sp. BRD128 includes:
- a CDS encoding efflux RND transporter periplasmic adaptor subunit: MTFTYSTMGRLLICSLLLAGCGQKDADDGDNKAPAAAKAADPPLDPNQVQLSENQVRAINLRLGRFTTQDVSNVVKATGSLSLPPQRRASVSAYQGGIIRALPVTEGQAVRQGQVLAELENPDFVQLQQDYLTQRDQFVFLEADYHRQKALLAEQVGVAKNVQQTAANYNAARATLRSLESRLTTLGIALGPLRAGRLVSRIPVKSPLAGRLRYQPGLALGASVSPAGPLFEVLDTHRLFVELQVFEQDFGKVRVGQAVHVTFPSLPGLPATKAKVSYIDPAFNAATKTVKVRALIEANRNEQLLPGLFVNAVIDVDPTAAPAAVATVPDAAIVPEGEASYLYTLVKTRHEDTGNEYIYEKHEVRTGAAAKGFTAVTPVDKLPANAQIVVNGAFYLQAQQDKGSGEKSDGD, encoded by the coding sequence ATGACGTTTACCTATTCCACCATGGGCCGCTTGCTCATTTGTTCGCTGCTACTGGCCGGCTGCGGCCAAAAAGACGCCGACGACGGCGACAACAAAGCACCCGCGGCCGCCAAAGCCGCCGACCCGCCGCTGGACCCCAACCAGGTGCAACTGTCCGAAAACCAGGTGCGGGCTATTAATCTCCGGCTGGGCCGCTTCACCACCCAGGACGTGAGCAACGTGGTCAAGGCCACCGGCTCGCTCAGCCTGCCGCCGCAGCGCCGGGCCAGCGTGAGCGCCTACCAAGGCGGCATCATCCGCGCCCTGCCCGTCACCGAGGGCCAGGCCGTGCGCCAGGGCCAGGTGCTGGCCGAACTGGAAAACCCGGATTTCGTGCAGCTCCAGCAGGACTACCTCACCCAGCGCGACCAGTTCGTGTTTCTCGAAGCCGACTACCACCGTCAGAAGGCCTTGTTGGCCGAGCAGGTGGGCGTGGCCAAGAACGTGCAGCAGACCGCCGCCAACTACAACGCCGCCCGCGCCACCCTGCGCAGCCTGGAAAGCCGGCTCACCACCCTGGGCATTGCCCTGGGGCCGCTGCGCGCTGGCCGCCTCGTGAGCCGCATTCCGGTTAAGTCGCCACTCGCCGGGCGCCTGCGCTACCAGCCGGGGCTAGCCCTCGGGGCCTCGGTTTCGCCGGCGGGCCCGTTGTTTGAGGTGCTAGACACCCACCGGCTGTTCGTGGAGTTGCAAGTGTTCGAGCAGGATTTCGGCAAGGTGCGCGTGGGCCAGGCCGTGCACGTCACCTTTCCCAGCCTGCCCGGTCTGCCCGCTACCAAGGCCAAGGTGTCCTACATCGACCCGGCCTTTAACGCCGCCACCAAAACCGTGAAGGTGCGTGCGCTCATCGAAGCCAACCGCAACGAGCAGCTGCTGCCCGGCCTGTTCGTCAACGCTGTCATCGACGTGGACCCGACCGCCGCGCCCGCCGCCGTGGCCACCGTGCCCGACGCGGCCATCGTGCCCGAAGGCGAGGCCAGCTACCTCTATACGCTGGTCAAAACCCGCCACGAGGACACGGGCAACGAGTACATCTACGAAAAGCACGAGGTGCGCACCGGGGCCGCCGCCAAGGGCTTCACCGCCGTGACGCCGGTCGATAAGCTGCCCGCCAACGCTCAAATCGTGGTTAACGGGGCCTTTTATCTACAGGCCCAGCAAGACAAGGGCAGTGGTGAAAAGAGCGACGGCGACTAG
- a CDS encoding nuclear transport factor 2 family protein, protein MNTLPDVKGIAKQYINLSNAVDYNSMADLFAEEAEWIPISPIEPRTGREAIRAGYLAHVKSKNRLIINARYYADGLTCVVEFEVQLEAGEIASIVDIFTFNERGEISRLAIYKR, encoded by the coding sequence ATGAATACTCTCCCCGACGTTAAAGGCATTGCCAAACAGTACATAAATCTGTCCAATGCGGTGGATTATAACAGCATGGCGGACCTCTTTGCAGAGGAGGCTGAGTGGATACCTATCTCTCCTATAGAACCTCGTACTGGCCGGGAAGCGATTCGGGCTGGCTATCTTGCCCACGTAAAAAGTAAAAATCGGCTTATCATCAATGCCCGCTACTATGCGGATGGCTTGACCTGTGTGGTCGAGTTTGAAGTGCAGCTCGAAGCAGGCGAAATCGCGTCAATAGTGGATATTTTCACGTTTAACGAACGCGGAGAAATTAGCCGGCTAGCTATCTACAAGCGATAG
- a CDS encoding cation transporter — protein MNESTLLRRGIALEHATLGWNVLGVAVLAWAAPAAHSVALVGFGLDTLLEIGASTVVLWELRGTGGTRQAPALRWLSGAFLALGLYLVAQSGWSWAQAVHPAPSALGVGWVALTCVLMLALAWGKHRTGRQLRNPVLQTEGRVTLVDAALAGAVLLGLGLNAWRGWWWADTVVGLGLAGYCFWEARHAWQEARALAGTT, from the coding sequence ATGAATGAATCTACGCTGCTGCGGCGCGGCATCGCCCTGGAACACGCCACCCTGGGCTGGAACGTGCTGGGGGTGGCCGTGCTTGCCTGGGCGGCTCCGGCGGCCCACTCCGTGGCCCTCGTGGGCTTCGGCTTGGATACGCTGCTGGAAATCGGGGCCTCGACCGTGGTACTGTGGGAATTGCGCGGCACGGGGGGCACCCGGCAGGCACCCGCGCTGCGCTGGCTGAGCGGGGCATTTCTGGCGCTGGGCCTGTACCTGGTGGCGCAAAGCGGCTGGAGCTGGGCCCAGGCCGTCCACCCGGCGCCGTCGGCGTTGGGCGTGGGCTGGGTAGCCCTCACCTGCGTGCTCATGCTGGCCCTGGCCTGGGGCAAGCACCGCACCGGCCGGCAGCTGCGCAACCCCGTGCTGCAAACCGAAGGGCGCGTGACCTTGGTGGACGCGGCCCTGGCGGGGGCCGTGCTGCTGGGCCTGGGGCTGAACGCCTGGCGGGGCTGGTGGTGGGCCGATACGGTCGTGGGCCTGGGCCTGGCCGGCTACTGCTTCTGGGAAGCCCGCCACGCCTGGCAGGAAGCCCGCGCCCTCGCCGGCACCACCTAA
- a CDS encoding sodium:proton exchanger — translation MRKFFLYVALAVAATLPGFYLRLTGTHVAPVLEAAIFFVAILGAGFLLSWGAEAAEEHISQGLVIGVLALVTVLPEYAVDLYYTYQAGLHPGSAYAGFAAANMTGANRLLIGAGWPLIVGLYWWHSGRRAVALNWDNAAEIAYLALASLYSFVIVWKGSIGFVDFVVLVGIFAAYLWRISQLSKADHDEAAEVEDDDEVGLAAALATLPVHQQWLIMGGLTVVAVAVIVMAAEPFAEALLAAGRALGVNQFLLVQWVAPFASEVPEVVLVVLFVLNNRPTAALGALVSDKINQWTLLVGMIPVVYALGAGHLTGFPLDARQHEEFFLTAAQSLFAVALLLRLRLSLTSAAILLVLFGGQFVLAWVFQHDEARSVRLLAGMGWGYIALAAGLFWWNRAGLVQYVRVGLLARAARQPRPLTGPAKH, via the coding sequence ATGAGAAAATTCTTCCTCTACGTGGCCCTGGCCGTGGCCGCGACGCTGCCCGGCTTTTACCTGCGCCTGACCGGCACCCACGTGGCCCCGGTGCTGGAGGCCGCCATTTTCTTCGTCGCCATCCTCGGCGCGGGCTTCCTGCTCTCGTGGGGTGCCGAGGCGGCCGAGGAGCACATCTCGCAGGGCCTGGTCATTGGCGTGCTGGCGTTGGTCACGGTGCTGCCCGAGTACGCCGTCGATTTGTACTACACCTACCAGGCGGGCCTGCACCCCGGCTCGGCCTACGCCGGCTTTGCCGCCGCTAACATGACCGGCGCTAACCGCCTGCTCATCGGCGCGGGCTGGCCGCTTATCGTAGGGCTCTACTGGTGGCACAGCGGCCGGCGGGCCGTGGCCCTTAACTGGGACAACGCGGCCGAAATCGCCTACCTGGCCCTGGCCAGCCTCTATTCCTTCGTCATCGTCTGGAAGGGCAGTATCGGCTTCGTGGATTTCGTGGTCCTGGTCGGCATTTTCGCTGCCTACCTCTGGCGGATAAGCCAGCTGTCCAAAGCCGACCATGATGAAGCCGCAGAAGTGGAAGATGACGACGAAGTCGGCCTGGCTGCCGCCCTGGCCACTCTACCGGTTCACCAGCAGTGGCTGATTATGGGCGGACTAACAGTGGTGGCCGTGGCCGTCATCGTCATGGCCGCCGAGCCCTTCGCCGAAGCCCTGCTGGCCGCCGGCCGCGCCCTCGGCGTGAACCAGTTCCTCTTGGTGCAGTGGGTAGCGCCCTTCGCCAGCGAGGTGCCCGAAGTGGTGCTGGTGGTGCTCTTCGTGCTCAATAATCGCCCCACGGCCGCCCTCGGGGCTTTGGTTAGCGACAAAATCAACCAGTGGACCTTGCTCGTGGGCATGATTCCGGTGGTCTATGCCCTCGGCGCCGGCCACTTAACCGGCTTCCCGCTCGACGCCCGTCAGCACGAGGAGTTTTTTCTCACCGCCGCCCAGTCCCTGTTCGCCGTGGCCCTGCTCTTGCGCCTGCGGCTGAGCTTAACCAGCGCTGCCATCCTGTTGGTCCTGTTCGGCGGGCAGTTTGTCCTGGCGTGGGTGTTTCAGCACGACGAGGCCCGTAGCGTGCGGCTGCTCGCCGGCATGGGGTGGGGGTACATCGCGCTGGCTGCGGGGCTGTTCTGGTGGAATCGCGCGGGGCTGGTGCAGTACGTCCGGGTGGGGCTGCTGGCGCGGGCCGCCCGGCAACCACGTCCCCTAACCGGCCCCGCGAAGCACTAG